Proteins encoded in a region of the Streptomyces sp. NBC_00513 genome:
- a CDS encoding WhiB family transcriptional regulator: MPHPPHQSLQVAAVKSLQARPTAVPRPRVPAREEDGPWHAEAVCRRDEAGLFFAPSKEPTAARLAREEAAKRVCARCPVMVACREHALLQPEPYGVWGGLTAAERRVVLARRRRRAAELRPGSGAGTIAAAG, translated from the coding sequence GTGCCGCATCCGCCGCATCAGTCCCTGCAGGTAGCCGCCGTCAAGAGTCTTCAGGCGCGTCCGACCGCCGTGCCGAGGCCGCGGGTGCCGGCAAGGGAAGAGGACGGCCCCTGGCACGCGGAGGCGGTGTGCCGCAGGGACGAGGCGGGCCTGTTCTTCGCGCCCTCCAAGGAGCCCACCGCGGCCCGTCTGGCCCGCGAGGAGGCCGCCAAGCGGGTCTGCGCACGCTGCCCCGTGATGGTCGCCTGTCGGGAGCACGCGCTGCTCCAGCCCGAGCCCTACGGGGTATGGGGCGGACTCACCGCCGCCGAGCGGCGCGTCGTACTGGCCCGCCGGCGCCGGCGGGCCGCGGAACTGCGCCCCGGCAGCGGCGCCGGCACGATCGCCGCAGCGGGCTGA
- the glpX gene encoding class II fructose-bisphosphatase: MTEHNLPPQLEVSPEAPDRNLALELVRVTEAAAMAAGRWVGRGDKLGADGAAVNAMRTLISTVSMNGVVVIGEGEKDEAPMLFNGERVGDGTGAEVDIAVDPIDGTTLNAKGMPNAIAVLAAADRGTMFDPSAVFYMEKLVTGPEAADFVDINAPASVNIRRVAKAKQMAVEDVTVVILDRPRHEGIVKEIRETGARIKFISDGDVAGSVMAVREGTGVDLLLGIGGTPEGIISACAIKCLGGTIQGKLWPKDEAERQKAIDAGHDLDRVLHTNDLVSGDNVFFVATGITDGELLRGVHYRSATATTSSLVMRSKSGTIRQIDSTHRLSKLRAYSAIDFDRAQ, encoded by the coding sequence ATGACCGAGCACAACCTGCCGCCCCAGCTCGAAGTCTCTCCCGAAGCCCCCGACCGCAACCTCGCCCTGGAGCTCGTCCGGGTGACCGAGGCCGCAGCCATGGCCGCGGGCCGGTGGGTCGGCCGCGGTGACAAGCTCGGCGCGGACGGCGCCGCGGTCAACGCGATGCGGACCCTCATCTCCACCGTGTCGATGAACGGCGTCGTCGTCATCGGCGAGGGGGAGAAGGACGAAGCCCCCATGCTCTTCAACGGCGAGCGGGTCGGCGACGGCACCGGCGCCGAGGTCGACATCGCCGTCGACCCGATCGACGGCACCACCCTGAACGCCAAGGGCATGCCGAACGCCATCGCCGTCCTGGCCGCCGCCGACCGCGGCACCATGTTCGACCCGTCGGCCGTCTTCTACATGGAGAAGCTGGTCACGGGCCCCGAGGCCGCCGACTTCGTCGACATCAACGCCCCCGCCTCGGTGAACATCCGTCGCGTCGCCAAGGCCAAGCAGATGGCCGTCGAGGACGTCACCGTGGTCATCCTCGACCGCCCCCGACACGAGGGCATCGTCAAGGAGATCCGCGAGACCGGCGCGCGGATCAAGTTCATCTCCGACGGCGACGTCGCGGGCTCGGTCATGGCGGTGCGCGAGGGCACCGGCGTGGACCTGCTCCTCGGCATCGGCGGCACTCCCGAGGGCATCATCTCGGCGTGCGCCATCAAGTGCCTCGGCGGCACCATCCAGGGCAAGCTGTGGCCCAAGGACGAGGCGGAGCGCCAGAAGGCCATCGACGCGGGCCACGACCTGGACCGGGTCCTGCACACGAACGACCTGGTGTCCGGCGACAACGTCTTCTTCGTCGCCACCGGCATCACGGACGGCGAGCTGCTGCGCGGTGTCCACTACCGCTCGGCGACCGCGACCACGTCCTCGCTGGTCATGCGGTCCAAGTCGGGGACGATCCGCCAGATCGACTCCACCCACCGGTTGTCGAAGCTGCGCGCGTACAGCGCGATCGACTTCGACCGCGCCCAGTAG